A genomic region of Trifolium pratense cultivar HEN17-A07 linkage group LG3, ARS_RC_1.1, whole genome shotgun sequence contains the following coding sequences:
- the LOC123917638 gene encoding gamma aminobutyrate transaminase 1, mitochondrial-like, translating into MNTLIRSTLRTKKAEAFVCAAVPLWCRSNTTKSSLPTDNSTSDAKTGQGFKGHAMLAPFTPGWQTTDLDPLIIEKSEGSYVYDINGKKYLDSLAGLWCTALGGSEQRLVDAANAQLKKLPFYHSFWNRTTKPTLDLAKELLEFFTARKMAKAFFVNSGSEANDTQVKIVWYYYNALGKPNKKKFIARTKSYHGSTTIAASLSGLSPLHQKFDLPAPFVLHTDCPHYWRYHLPGETEEEFSTRLAKNLEELILKEGPETIAAFIAEPVMGAGGVILPPATYFDKIQAVVKKYDILFIADEVICAFGRLGTMFGSDKYNIKPDLVSLAKALSSGYLPIGAILVSPEIAEVIHSQSSKLGSFSHGFTYSGSPVPCAVALEALKIYKERNIVAVVNKIAPRFQDGLKAFSDSPIIGEIRGTGLILATEFADNKSPNDPFPPEWGVGAYFGAQCQKRGMLVRVAGDLIMMSPPFIISPEEVDELISIYGKALRETEKRVQELKSQPKLA; encoded by the exons ATGAATACTCTCATCCGATCCACTCTCAGAACCAAG AAAGCTGAAGCTTTCGTATGTGCAGCGGTTCCCTTATGGTGTAGATCAAACACTACAAAATCTTCTTTGCCAACAGATAATTCAACTTCTGATGCGAAAACTGGCCAAGG GTTCAAGGGCCATGCTATGCTTGCCCCTTTCACACCTGGGTGGCAGACTACCGATTTGGATCCTTTGATTATTGAAAAGTCCGAG GGAAGCTATGTATATGACATTAATGGGAAGAAATATCTTGACTCACTTGCTGGTCTATGGTGCACTGCTTTAG ggggaAGTGAGCAGCGCCTTGTTGATGCTGCAAATGCACAATTGAAGAAGTTGCCATTTTACCATTCCTTTTGGAATCGAACCACAAAACCTACATTG GATCTAGCCAAGGAACTGCTAGAATTTTTTACAGCCAGAAAAATGGCTAAAGCTTTTTTTGTTAATAGTGGATCAGAAGCCAACGACACTCAG GTCAAAATTGTATGGTATTATTAcaatgcacttggaaaaccaaATAAGAAGAAATTCATAGCTCGGACTAAATC GTATCATGGTTCAACAACCATAGCAGCCAGTCTTTCAGG TCTATCGCCTTTGCATCAAAAGTTTGATTTGCCAGCTCCTTTTGTTTTGCATACTGATTGTCCACACTACTGGCGGTATCATCTTCCAG GTGAGACAGAGGAAGAATTTTCGACCAGATTGGCCAAGAATTTGGAGGAGCTAATTCTGAAAGAGGGTCCAGAGAcg ATTGCTGCATTTATTGCGGAACCAGTGATGGGGGCTGGAGGTGTCATACTTCCACCAGCAACTTATTTTGATAAG ATCCAAGCTGTTGTCAAGAAGTATGATATACTTTTTATTGCGGATGAG GTGATTTGTGCCTTTGGGAGGCTTGGGACAATGTTTGGTTCGGACAAATATAACATTAAGCCAGATCTTGTTTCCTTGGCAAAG GCGCTCTCTTCTGGATACTTGCCAATTGGAGCTATCCTTGTGAGCCCAGAAATTGCAGAAGTAATACATTCACAAAGCAGCAAACTTG GTTCATTTTCTCACGGGTTCACTTATTCTGGATCACCCGTGCCCTGTGCTGTTGCACTTGAAGCACTCAAAATCTACAA GGAGAGAAATATTGTTGCCGTTGTGAACAAGATAGCTCCAAGGTTCCAAGATGGCTTAAAAGCTTTTTCTGACAGTCCCATCATTGGAGAG ATACGGGGAACAGGCTTGATCCTAGCGACTGAGTTCGCTGACAACAAATCGCCCAATGATCCATTTCCTCCTGAATGGG GAGTAGGTGCTTATTTCGGAGCACAATGTCAAAAGCGTGGGATGTTAGTTCGGGTAGCAGGAGATCTTATCATGATGTCTCCACCATTTATTATATCACCTGAAGAAGTTGATGAG TTGATCAGCATTTATGGGAAAGCTTTAAGAGAGACAGAAAAGAGAGTCCAAGAGCTCAAGTCTCAACCCAAATTAGCTTGa